One Aegilops tauschii subsp. strangulata cultivar AL8/78 chromosome 2, Aet v6.0, whole genome shotgun sequence genomic window, tgataagtgccacacgtgtggcacggAGCAATTATTCCCTGACGTTTTTTGATGGCAATTTTAGTTACCCGAGGATGACAACTTTAGTTGTGAAGCATGACAACTTTCTGTTTGATGGCAAGTTTTAGTTTTTCTTGGGTTTTTTTCCGGATGACAATTTTAGTTGTAAAAACATCAGGGCAATGTTATTTCGTGCCACATGTGTAACATTTATCATTTTAGAAAATCTAATCACCCTTCTCCTGATGCAGGACCGCGAAGAACGGGGTTCCAGAGGCCTCCAATATATAGGCGGTCGTGGTAGGGAGACGTGGGCTATACCCATGCCCGAGTCGACAACAACTCACGATCCACGCGTCCCGGATTCGTAGCTCGTCGTTTAATGACTCGTAATTAATTTAGTTCGGCTCAATCACGAAACACGACGCGCGCGTGGGTGATGCATGCgatggaggaggagcgcgcgagAACCACTCTTCTCATGCTCTCACAAGTGGAAGAGAACCTTTTCAATGAGGTATAAATCTTCATCCGTTTTCAAGATGGTACTAAACTTTCCATCACCTATGGCACCCACATAGACTTTTAGAGATTTTTCTAAAAATGTTTTACGGGCCTAAAACCCGTCTATATTTCAACTGTGTAGAGGCGACGTCGATCTTGATGGATGTGGATACGGATTTCCAGAGGGGGGAGGGGCACCCACTAACCTCCTCCAACTTTGTTTCTGGTTTGACATACGAAGTGCGGATCAGTCCATGAAAATTTGATGCACGGTGTTGAATGACATAGAGTGCCCACATCATGTTATCAAATATTTTTTTAACATAATGTTTAGCACCCTTGTTTTTAATGTATGGCGTTGGAGATGACCTAAAATGACAATTATTGGCTGTTTCTTTTGGTAGAGTTGCTGTGAGGCCATCTGAAAGGAGAGCAAGTCAAAAAAAGACAGGAGACCGGGTAGTCCACCGCCGCCCCTGACCACACTCTCCCCGATCCGATCCGCCGGCGATGGCCGCCCCTCACCGTGCTTTCCCCGATCCGCCGCCGATGGCCGCCTTCCGCTCCGGCCGACACGCTGCCCACCTCCGCCTGGCCGTACCACCGCGGCTGGCCGCCCACCCCTCCTTCCGCTTCCCCACCACGCCGCTCCCCACCCCATCCAAGacgcgcctccccgccgccggcgccgtttCTCcctacgccgccgcgctcctgcGCATCCTCGCGCTCCACTCCCTCTTCCTTCTCGCGCCCGCCGCCCGAGCGCTCCCCTCCCTGCCCCACCTCTTCCTGCTTCCGCCGCTCCTCGCCATCATCTCCGCCGTCGCCATCCTCCTCATCCCCTCCAAGAGCCAGCCCCACCCCTTCCCGGCGCTCCGCCACCTCTTCCGTCCCGCCCTCCTCCTAGCGGCGTCCCTTCTCCTCCGGCTCGCCTCCCTCCACCTCATCACCGACACCGGTCTCATCGTCCTCGCAGATTCCGCCGGTGCACTGCTCGCCCGCGCCCTCAACCGTCCCTCCCGCCGCCGCGTGATCTCCGTCGCTGCCGCCTCCGTTTCGCTCGCAGCCGCATCGCCTTCCCACCCCGTGCTTCTTCTCGCGCTCCCCTTTGCTTCCGGCCTCCTCTCCTCGGTCGAGCACTCTGTATCTGCGCGACATGTCACCCGCAGCCGCCACGCCCGTGCGGCCGTTTTTGCCCTCGCCGCCACCTTCCTCTCGGCGCCGGCACTCGCGGGCCTCTTCTTTCTTGGTGGCACTGACACCAGCGATGGTGTCCCGATTGGCCAGCTCTGGTGGCTGCTCCTTAATGCCGCTGTCTTTGGCATGGCCTTGGGGCGACGGCAAGCCTACGacagcagtagcagtagcagcagaCCAAGCATGAATTTTGCGATGACCTTTGTGTGCACTATTGTTCTGGAGCTGGTGTACTACCCAAAGCTGTCGTTGCCGGGCTTCTTAGTTTGTGGGTTCATCTTGTGGATCGCCAGCAGGGAGCTGACTCCTTCAGGATATGTTGAGCTTGGGAGCGCTGACGAGTCGGTGTATGAGGCAGTCATGGGGCCAGTCCGGCATATCCTTAGTGAACGCAAGTCCAGGAAGATTGCTGCTTTTCTGTTGATCAACACAGCTTACATGTTTGTTGAGTTTGCCAGCGGTTTCATGAGTGATAGCCTTGGGCTGCTCTCTGACGCTTGCCATATGTTGTTTGATTGTGCTGCTCTGGCAATTGGACTATATGCGTCGTACATTGCGAGGCTGCCTGCAAATGGATTGTATAACTATGGAAGGGGCAGGTTCGAGGTGCTATCTGGGTATGTTAATGCAGTGTTCTTGGTGCTTGTTGGCGCCCTGATTGTGTTGGAGTCGTTTGAGAGGATACTCGAGCCTCGGGAGATATCAACAAGTAGCCTTTTGGCAGTTTCTGTTGGTGGACTTTTCGTAAATATCATTGGATTGGTTTTCTTTCATGAGGAGCACCATCATGCGCATGGCGGTAGCTGCTCTCACTCCCATTCACATTCTCATTCCCGTTCACATGATCATGGTCATGAAGATCACCATCATGACCATGTTCATCAGAGTGCTGATCACGAGAAGACATGTTCTGGTCATCATGGAGACACAAATAAGAGCCATCATCATAATCACCGACATGATAGTAACAATGCAGAGAATCATCATCAACATAACCATAGCTGTAGCCACAAGCATGGTCACAATGGCCATATGGAACATCACCGGCAGGGTGTAGATCAGGCTCATCAAGATTGTAGCAGCATCAACGGTGAGCAAGGACTTCTAGAGATTCCACTGATAAATGTGCACTCTCATGGTGCAGAATCTCAGTCTTGTAATGGAGAACTGGAATTGCGAGAAACCGGAAACCATGCCAAGCCGGCAAGCCGGCGTCACATTGACCATAACATGGAAGGTATCTTCTTACATGTCCTAGCTGACACAATGGGAAGCGCCGGTGTTGTGATCTCAACCCTACTAATCAAGTACAAGGGATGGCTAATAGCAGATCCCATTTGCTCTGTATTCATTTCAATAATGATTGTGGCTTCTGTCCTTCCATTGTTGAGAAATTCTGCTGAAATTTTGTTGCAAAGAGTTCCAAGGAGCCATGAGAAGGACTTCGAAGCAGCACTGGATGATGTTAAGAAGATTAATGGTGTGATTGGAGTCCATAATGTTCATTTATGGAACTTGACAAACACTGATATTGTAGGCACTTTTCATCTTCATATATCAGCTGAAGCTGACAAGTCTGTTATAAGAGAAAGTGCTTCACGGATATTTCAAGAAG contains:
- the LOC109731848 gene encoding uncharacterized protein isoform X1 yields the protein MAAPHRAFPDPPPMAAFRSGRHAAHLRLAVPPRLAAHPSFRFPTTPLPTPSKTRLPAAGAVSPYAAALLRILALHSLFLLAPAARALPSLPHLFLLPPLLAIISAVAILLIPSKSQPHPFPALRHLFRPALLLAASLLLRLASLHLITDTGLIVLADSAGALLARALNRPSRRRVISVAAASVSLAAASPSHPVLLLALPFASGLLSSVEHSVSARHVTRSRHARAAVFALAATFLSAPALAGLFFLGGTDTSDGVPIGQLWWLLLNAAVFGMALGRRQAYDSSSSSSRPSMNFAMTFVCTIVLELVYYPKLSLPGFLVCGFILWIASRELTPSGYVELGSADESVYEAVMGPVRHILSERKSRKIAAFLLINTAYMFVEFASGFMSDSLGLLSDACHMLFDCAALAIGLYASYIARLPANGLYNYGRGRFEVLSGYVNAVFLVLVGALIVLESFERILEPREISTSSLLAVSVGGLFVNIIGLVFFHEEHHHAHGGSCSHSHSHSHSRSHDHGHEDHHHDHVHQSADHEKTCSGHHGDTNKSHHHNHRHDSNNAENHHQHNHSCSHKHGHNGHMEHHRQGVDQAHQDCSSINGEQGLLEIPLINVHSHGAESQSCNGELELRETGNHAKPASRRHIDHNMEGIFLHVLADTMGSAGVVISTLLIKYKGWLIADPICSVFISIMIVASVLPLLRNSAEILLQRVPRSHEKDFEAALDDVKKINGVIGVHNVHLWNLTNTDIVGTFHLHISAEADKSVIRESASRIFQEAGVQDLTIQIECVER